The following proteins are co-located in the Candidatus Poribacteria bacterium genome:
- a CDS encoding family 78 glycoside hydrolase catalytic domain, with the protein MNWKARWIWMEGEEKPRNLFLMYRKSFKLDGEIVSASLAITADSRYVLYVNGERIGQGPPRSFPWRQNYDLYDITPYLRIGENLIAVLVNHYGHSTFQYIQGRGGLLCQIEIETSVAKTVIGTDRTWKVKPSEAFARFVPRISVQQAWEEQFDARREPAGWTEGSFDDSDWENALEIGDPVCEPWTELVPRDIPLQTDDEVVPVRLMKAEVVRSIPYHWTVDLERSFFPDRYDSNHKSVRGFLLFEIRSEGENEVLLRRSHHVVGKLKLNGEEVSAGDGTRLHLRNGRNIMLFDVSGSYHLMQFSLGLECEGKLQAGRIAVIGPIRDDETFSRIWESGDPEKAPRDLIRDVPEEAIAKVDVWSLTYWDKPVVGVEPRVENPDAMLTPNDEWSVIHPSEGGDVRLLLDFGRELLAYTEFEINAPEGTILDFNMFEGIQEGELLLTHGLNNSFRYVCREGRQSYRSYVKRGFRYAYVVLRNFSSPVRIRHITSRLSTYPTPERGEFYCDDDRLNRIWEIGAYTLRLCMDDTYLDCPAYEQTHWVGDARNEALINWAAFGDPRITAHCLLQTADSLRRSPLPESHVPSGWQDILTAWSLLWVISVREYWQFTGDRSFIERIYPAVKITCDNFIGYLNNDGLLEIEAWNMLDWAPMDTPRAGVVAHQNMLLVRSLREASEIADLLGEGDGERWRKAADELKEAINRHLWSQEKGAFIDCIRPDGTPSPIISQQTNTMALLCDCVDGERARKVRELVLDPPEGVVTAGSPFFMFFLFEQLARDGEIERMLDLTREKWGFMIDKGATTFWETFPGWAGKRWTRSWCHAWSSAPTYFLSTEVLGVYPEEPGFQTVRIAPKPVGLNWCRGRFPTVQGEIDVEWRKGEEGFELVSHVPARVKSHLILPAPYKARQVKINGEEASPDRLPDGVESLEIKKGKVEIRLSRGGEWNLSIS; encoded by the coding sequence ATGAACTGGAAAGCGAGATGGATTTGGATGGAAGGCGAGGAGAAACCCAGGAATCTCTTCCTGATGTACCGAAAGAGCTTTAAGCTCGACGGTGAGATCGTATCCGCCTCCCTGGCGATCACCGCCGATAGCCGATACGTGCTCTACGTCAACGGCGAGAGGATCGGACAGGGCCCACCGAGGTCCTTCCCCTGGCGTCAGAACTACGATCTCTACGACATAACCCCATACTTAAGGATCGGCGAGAACCTCATCGCTGTGCTCGTCAATCATTACGGACACTCCACATTCCAGTATATTCAAGGGCGTGGCGGATTGCTCTGCCAGATCGAAATTGAAACTTCTGTCGCCAAAACGGTCATAGGAACCGATCGGACCTGGAAGGTGAAGCCATCCGAAGCCTTCGCCCGATTCGTGCCGCGGATATCGGTCCAACAGGCATGGGAGGAGCAGTTCGATGCGAGGCGAGAGCCCGCGGGTTGGACTGAAGGAAGCTTCGACGATTCAGACTGGGAGAACGCCCTCGAGATCGGAGATCCGGTATGTGAGCCCTGGACGGAGCTCGTCCCCCGAGATATTCCCCTTCAGACCGATGATGAGGTCGTCCCCGTTCGTCTGATGAAGGCGGAGGTGGTCAGATCCATACCCTATCACTGGACCGTGGATCTCGAACGATCCTTCTTCCCCGATAGATACGACTCCAACCATAAATCGGTGAGAGGGTTTCTGCTCTTCGAGATCCGATCTGAGGGCGAAAATGAAGTTCTTCTCAGGCGATCTCATCACGTCGTCGGCAAACTCAAGCTGAACGGCGAGGAGGTATCGGCGGGTGACGGAACAAGGTTACACCTGAGGAACGGTCGAAATATCATGCTCTTCGACGTCTCAGGCAGTTATCACCTGATGCAGTTCTCGCTCGGTTTGGAGTGTGAGGGGAAACTGCAGGCAGGTCGAATCGCCGTCATAGGTCCGATCCGAGACGACGAGACGTTCAGCCGAATTTGGGAGTCAGGCGACCCGGAGAAGGCACCTAGGGATCTGATCCGCGATGTGCCGGAGGAGGCGATCGCTAAAGTTGACGTCTGGTCGTTGACCTATTGGGACAAACCGGTGGTTGGAGTTGAGCCCAGGGTCGAAAACCCCGACGCCATGCTGACGCCGAACGACGAATGGTCAGTTATCCATCCGTCCGAGGGGGGAGATGTCAGGCTGCTGCTGGATTTCGGAAGGGAGCTTCTGGCATACACCGAGTTCGAAATCAATGCGCCGGAGGGAACGATCCTGGATTTCAACATGTTTGAAGGGATACAGGAGGGCGAGCTGCTGCTGACACATGGGCTGAACAACTCGTTCCGATATGTGTGCCGCGAGGGAAGACAAAGCTACAGAAGCTACGTCAAGCGGGGATTCCGATACGCCTATGTGGTGCTGCGCAACTTCAGCTCTCCGGTCAGGATAAGACACATCACCTCCAGGCTCAGCACCTATCCCACGCCCGAGCGGGGCGAGTTTTACTGTGACGACGATCGATTGAACAGGATTTGGGAGATCGGCGCCTATACGTTGAGGCTCTGTATGGATGATACCTATCTGGATTGTCCGGCCTATGAGCAGACGCATTGGGTGGGAGATGCCCGTAACGAAGCCCTGATCAACTGGGCGGCTTTCGGCGATCCCCGGATAACGGCGCACTGTCTGCTGCAGACGGCCGATTCCCTACGCCGCTCTCCCCTCCCTGAATCCCACGTCCCCAGCGGTTGGCAGGATATCCTCACCGCATGGAGTTTACTCTGGGTGATCTCCGTTCGGGAATACTGGCAGTTCACCGGCGACAGAAGCTTCATCGAGAGGATCTATCCGGCCGTTAAAATCACCTGCGATAACTTCATCGGCTATCTGAACAATGACGGATTGCTGGAGATAGAGGCTTGGAACATGCTCGACTGGGCGCCGATGGATACTCCTAGGGCGGGTGTCGTGGCACATCAGAACATGCTCCTGGTGAGATCTCTCAGGGAAGCTTCTGAGATCGCAGACCTGTTGGGAGAGGGAGATGGCGAGAGATGGAGAAAAGCGGCGGATGAGCTGAAAGAGGCCATAAACCGACATCTCTGGTCCCAGGAGAAGGGAGCCTTTATAGACTGCATACGCCCTGACGGCACGCCCAGTCCGATTATCAGCCAACAGACGAACACCATGGCCCTGCTATGTGACTGCGTCGATGGGGAGAGAGCCCGGAAGGTTAGAGAACTCGTGCTCGATCCGCCTGAGGGCGTGGTGACGGCCGGAAGCCCCTTCTTTATGTTCTTCCTCTTCGAACAGCTCGCCCGTGATGGAGAGATAGAGAGAATGCTCGATCTGACCAGGGAGAAGTGGGGATTCATGATAGACAAGGGGGCAACTACGTTCTGGGAGACCTTCCCCGGGTGGGCCGGAAAGAGATGGACGAGAAGCTGGTGTCACGCGTGGTCCTCCGCGCCGACATATTTCCTGAGCACCGAAGTTCTGGGCGTCTATCCTGAGGAGCCGGGATTTCAGACCGTGAGGATAGCTCCTAAACCTGTTGGATTGAACTGGTGCCGCGGCCGATTCCCGACCGTTCAGGGGGAAATAGACGTGGAGTGGAGGAAAGGAGAGGAAGGGTTCGAGCTCGTCTCACACGTGCCGGCGCGGGTTAAATCGCATCTCATCCTGCCCGCTCCCTATAAGGCGAGGCAGGTGAAGATCAACGGTGAGGAGGCCAGCCCTGACAGGCTTCCGGATGGTGTCGAAAGCCTGGAGATCAAAAAGGGGAAGGTCGAAATCCGACTCAGCAGGGGCGGAGAGTGGAATCTGAGTATCTCCTGA
- a CDS encoding Gfo/Idh/MocA family oxidoreductase gives MSKRVGIGIIGCGMISRSHVKGYLDLPEKARILAVCDVIEESAKERADMVISEAEDRSRRLAEEARKAETAEERERLKERSRLLAEYAKDKVKVFTDYKELLKIPGIDAVSICTPPFAHAPITIAAAKAGKHVFCEKPMARTATEAREMCEACNRAGVKLGYQSGGARLGAVNYAIRRYITSGRLGDVYYGRQTSFRVRGRPGLDMPSFSKWFLDSRLAGGGGLYDIGVYQIDKVLYLLGDPQPKTISGTAYHGVEPRYTGDGVYDVDEHVTVFVRFTNGMTFTFENGWVTNMSGMSEGIFIFGSKGAFRNETLIVEEGEWERDKSGKPIRYRAKLVEKELEVPDIPNPGKFGDFLNACLSDAKPISSGEDGVKVMEIMSGALLSAKLGREVTVDELYTIEAMRTEPTPGWPVI, from the coding sequence ATGTCCAAGAGGGTTGGGATAGGGATTATCGGATGTGGTATGATATCGAGGAGCCATGTCAAGGGCTATCTGGATCTGCCGGAGAAGGCCCGGATATTAGCGGTGTGTGATGTGATCGAGGAGAGCGCCAAAGAAAGAGCCGACATGGTGATCTCGGAAGCCGAGGACCGGTCTCGCCGGCTCGCCGAGGAGGCCAGAAAAGCCGAAACGGCTGAAGAGAGGGAACGGTTGAAGGAGAGAAGCAGGCTTCTCGCCGAATACGCCAAGGACAAGGTCAAGGTGTTCACAGATTACAAGGAGCTGCTGAAGATTCCGGGGATCGACGCCGTGAGCATTTGCACACCGCCCTTCGCCCATGCACCTATCACCATCGCGGCCGCCAAAGCGGGCAAACACGTCTTCTGTGAAAAACCGATGGCCAGAACGGCGACCGAAGCCAGGGAGATGTGCGAAGCATGTAACAGGGCAGGGGTGAAGCTCGGTTACCAAAGCGGTGGTGCAAGGTTAGGGGCGGTGAACTACGCCATACGTCGATACATCACATCGGGCAGACTGGGGGATGTCTACTACGGCAGACAGACCAGCTTTCGGGTGAGGGGAAGGCCCGGACTGGACATGCCTAGTTTCTCCAAATGGTTTCTCGATTCAAGGCTGGCCGGAGGAGGCGGCCTATACGATATCGGAGTCTACCAGATCGACAAAGTTCTCTATCTCCTGGGTGATCCCCAGCCCAAGACGATAAGCGGGACGGCGTACCACGGGGTGGAGCCCCGATACACCGGCGACGGAGTGTATGATGTCGACGAACACGTCACCGTCTTCGTCCGGTTTACAAACGGGATGACCTTCACGTTTGAAAACGGTTGGGTAACGAACATGAGTGGCATGTCCGAGGGCATCTTCATCTTCGGCTCCAAGGGGGCCTTCAGGAATGAGACGCTCATCGTAGAGGAGGGAGAATGGGAGAGGGATAAATCCGGCAAACCGATCCGATATAGGGCGAAGCTGGTCGAAAAAGAGCTGGAGGTGCCGGACATACCCAATCCCGGCAAGTTTGGCGACTTCCTCAACGCCTGTCTGAGCGATGCCAAGCCGATATCCTCGGGCGAGGACGGAGTTAAAGTGATGGAGATAATGAGCGGCGCCTTGCTTTCGGCGAAGCTCGGCCGCGAGGTAACGGTCGATGAGCTCTATACTATCGAGGCCATGCGAACCGAACCTACGCCCGGCTGGCCCGTCATCTGA
- a CDS encoding rhomboid family intramembrane serine protease has protein sequence MIPLRDNIPSRTFPLTNVSLILINSIAFLYEVSLGPRVNELVMRYGLVPVRFLFILRHDLLNLHQAIIPVFTSMFLHGGWMHIFGNMIFLWIFGDNVEDRMGHGRYLLFYLLCGVSAAMAQTFTHPLSGMPMVGASGAIAGVMGAYFMLFPTARILTLVPVFIFLQVVEIPALLFLGFWFLFQFANGLFSLGFENPLMGGVAWWAHIGGFAAGMTLVWIFQRKPHRKPYVDEFLPW, from the coding sequence ATGATTCCGCTCAGAGATAACATACCATCCCGCACCTTCCCGCTGACGAACGTCAGCCTGATCCTCATCAACTCCATCGCTTTTCTGTATGAGGTCTCCCTGGGGCCGAGGGTGAATGAATTGGTCATGCGCTATGGCCTGGTGCCGGTGAGGTTCCTCTTTATACTCAGACATGATCTCCTTAACCTCCACCAGGCGATCATTCCGGTTTTTACCTCGATGTTCCTCCACGGCGGATGGATGCATATATTCGGGAACATGATCTTCCTCTGGATATTCGGGGATAACGTGGAGGACAGGATGGGGCACGGAAGATATCTGCTTTTCTATCTTCTCTGCGGCGTTTCGGCAGCCATGGCGCAGACCTTTACCCATCCCTTAAGCGGCATGCCGATGGTCGGGGCAAGCGGAGCCATTGCCGGCGTGATGGGCGCATATTTTATGCTGTTCCCGACAGCCAGGATCCTGACCTTAGTGCCGGTGTTCATCTTCCTGCAGGTCGTTGAGATTCCCGCTCTGCTCTTTCTGGGATTCTGGTTCCTCTTCCAGTTTGCAAATGGGCTGTTTTCGCTGGGTTTTGAAAACCCGCTCATGGGAGGCGTGGCCTGGTGGGCGCATATCGGTGGATTCGCCGCCGGAATGACCCTCGTGTGGATCTTTCAAAGGAAACCCCATAGGAAACCTTATGTTGATGAGTTTCTGCCGTGGTAA
- a CDS encoding glycerophosphodiester phosphodiesterase gives MIYVVGHRGAAKVEPENTLRGFRYAIELGVDYVECDVHLTKDGYLVVIHDETVDRTTNGSGRVSEMTLQEIRELDAGEGERIPTIGEVLDLVKDKVKLLLELKGEGVEEKAVEEVKRRGMEDQVIFTSFHVERLRRVKEIDPDLKVGVIFGEPPSPEEMCRIALSVGACGVGINHKHLTEEHVREAHRHGLEVRAWNPDTREEMLAAIEKGVDGVSSNRPDVLLRLVKEMTSKGEI, from the coding sequence ATGATCTACGTGGTGGGACATAGGGGCGCGGCGAAGGTCGAGCCCGAAAACACGCTCAGGGGATTCAGATATGCCATCGAGCTCGGCGTCGACTACGTCGAATGCGACGTCCATCTCACCAAGGACGGCTATCTCGTCGTAATACATGACGAGACGGTCGATCGGACGACGAACGGAAGCGGAAGGGTATCGGAGATGACCCTCCAGGAGATACGGGAGCTCGATGCCGGCGAGGGTGAGAGGATACCCACCATAGGTGAGGTGCTAGATCTGGTGAAGGACAAGGTAAAGCTGCTGCTGGAGCTCAAGGGAGAGGGAGTTGAGGAGAAGGCGGTCGAGGAGGTCAAGAGGAGGGGAATGGAGGATCAGGTTATCTTCACCTCATTTCACGTCGAGAGGCTCAGGAGGGTGAAGGAGATCGATCCAGATCTGAAGGTTGGAGTTATCTTCGGAGAGCCGCCATCGCCCGAGGAGATGTGTCGGATCGCCTTAAGCGTGGGCGCATGCGGCGTCGGGATAAACCACAAGCACCTGACGGAGGAGCATGTTCGAGAGGCACACCGCCATGGGCTGGAGGTCAGGGCATGGAACCCCGATACCAGGGAGGAGATGCTGGCCGCTATCGAAAAGGGAGTGGACGGCGTCAGCTCCAACAGACCGGATGTGCTCCTCCGATTGGTAAAGGAGATGACATCGAAAGGTGAAATATGA